Proteins from one Podospora pseudoanserina strain CBS 124.78 chromosome 1, whole genome shotgun sequence genomic window:
- the CLB2 gene encoding G2/mitotic-specific cyclin (EggNog:ENOG503NX52; COG:D), with amino-acid sequence MVRTRNLRSVANENDENSTDTTRLTRAKAATLKVDELASKGLQSKKTTVAANPTRKRNALGDVTNATKGDAAEAKKPAKAALAPKATAGVQKRTTATTRSAAVPLKEKANNTKVVSKTGAGAIGPLKRKVTSTAASAAVKERVTEESEPAPKKVHTLEAEKKTKVEESLRVKSSNIEEDLRRKEAVPAPVAAEPAEHVFPEGVEDLDREDYDDPLMVAEYANDIFEYLRDLECNSVPNPHYMDHQDDLEWKTRGILIDWLVEVHTRFHLLPETLFLAVNIIDRFLSEKVVQLDRLQLVGITAMFIASKYEEVLSPHIANFRHVADDGFSEAEILSAERFVLQTLNYDLSYPNPMNFLRRISKADNYDIHSRTLGKYLMEISLLDHRFMAYRPSHIAAAAMYCARMCLSRGEWDETLAYYAGYTEAEIDPVYRLMVDYLARPVCHEAFFKKYASKKFLKASIVTRAWGKKQAGLLGIQNLGLTVDQISDDA; translated from the exons ATGGTT AGGACAAGAAACCTTCGTTCGGTAGCGAACGAAAACGACGAGAACAGCACTGATACGACGCGTCTTACTCGTGCCAAGGCCGCTACCTTGAAGGTGGACGAGCTGGCCTCCAAGGGATTGCAGTCCAAGAAGACCACTgtcgccgccaaccccaCGCGGAAGCGTAATGCTTTGGGTGATGTCACTAATGCGACGAAGGGCGATgctgccgaggccaagaagccagcAAAGGCTGCTCTCGCTCCCAAGGCCACCGCTGGCGTTCAGAAGAGAACAACTGCGACAACTCGCTCAGCTGCTGTTCCTCTCAAGGAGAAAGCCAACAACACTAAAGTCGTCTCGAAAACTGGTGCCGGCGCCATTGGTCccttgaagaggaaggtcACATCTACTGCAGCCAGCGCTGCGGTGAAGGAGCGTGTTACAGAGGAGAGCGAGCCGGCCCCCAAGAAGGTGCACACgctcgaggctgagaagaagaccaaggttgaggagtcTTTGCGCGTCAAGAGCTCCAACATCGAGGAGGATCTCCGCCGCAAGGAGGCTGTCCCCGCGCCCGTTGCTGCCGAACCTGCCGAGCATGTCTTCCCCGAAGGTGTCGAGGATCTCGACCGCGAGGACTACGATGACCCGCTCATGGTCGCCGAATATGCTAACGACATTTTCGAGTACCTGCGCGATCTGGAATGCAACTCggtccccaacccccactaCATGGACCACCAGGATGATTTGGAGTGGAAGACGCGCGGCATCTTGATCGACTGGCTTGTCGAGGTTCACACTCGCTTCCATCTCCTGCCCGAGACACTCTTCCTTGCCGTCAACATCATCGACCGCTTCCTGTCCGAAAAGGTTGTGCAGCTCGACCGTCTTCAGCTCGTTGGCATTACCGCCATGTTCATCGCTTCCAAGTACGAGGAGGTTCTCTCACCCCACATTGCCAACTTCCGTCACGTCGCCGACGATGGATTCAGCGAGGCCGAGATCTTGAGTGCCGAGAGATTCGTTCTGCAAACCCTCAACTACGACCTCAGCTACCCCAACCCAATGAACTTCCTCCGTCGCATTTCCAAGGCTGACAACTACGACATCCACTCCCGCACTCTTGGCAAGTATCTTATGGAGATCAGCTTGCTGGACCATCGGTTTATGGCCTACCGCCCCAGCCACATTGCCGCCGCTGCTATGTACTGCGCGCGCATGTGCCTGAGCCGTGGAGAATGG GACGAGACATTGGCCTACTATGCCGGCTACACTGAGGCGGAAATTGACCCCGTTTATCGCTTGATGGTGGACTACCTGGCCCGCCCCGTCTGCCATGAGGCGTTCTTCAAGAAATACGCGAGCAAGAAGTTCCTCAAGG CATCCATCGTGACTCGCGCTTGGGGTAAGAAGCAGGCCGGTCTACTTGGGATCCAAAACCTTGGGTTAACAGTCGACCAAATCTCGGACGATGCCTAA